The Streptomyces capitiformicae genome contains the following window.
CCGCTTCCCTTGGTCGTGCGGGTAGTTGATCCCGTTGGTTGGTCCAGTGGGCGAACCGCTGTCCGGGATCCGGTGTTCGTGAGCGGAATGTGACGCGCACACGCCGGACGGGTGATCGTCCTTGACGCGAGGAAGCACGGGGAGGACCGTTGGGCCCTATGAGGGGCGAACCCAGTTGCCCGAAGTGTGGTGGCCGGGTCAGGGCTCCCGGCCTCTTTGCCGACTCCTGGCAGTGCGCTGTGCACGGGACGGTGCACCCGCTGCAGCCCGTGATCCCGCCCAGCGTCGAGGCCCTCAGTGTCGTGGTGCACCGTGCCAAGGTGCCCGTGTGGATGCCCTGGCCGCTGCCCGTGGGCTGGCTGTTCACCGGGGCCGCCTTCGCCGGTGACGACCGTAGTGGGGGCCGCGCCACCGCCGTGGCCTGCTCCGGCCCGGGGCCGCTCGGCGGGATAGGGGAGCTGGTGCTCATCGCCGAGGAACTCGGCGTCGGCCTCGGCGCGCGGTACGCGGGCATCGACGGCCCCGACCCCGGCCCGTATCTGAGCGTCGAGAAGCCGCCTCAGGCGAAGGTCCTGGCCGCCGGACGCCCGACGCCCCTCTGGCATGTCTCCGGTACGCCCGACGACCGGGCGGTGTTCGCCGGTGAGGCGCTCGGGTTGTGGCTGTGGGCGATCGTCTGGCCCGAGCAGACCGGGTTGCTGATGTACGACGAGCTGGTGCTGACGGATCTGCGGGACGCGGGTGCGGAGGTCGAGCTGCTGCCTTGCGGGGCGCTTTCGCCGCGGATTCTTGAGCCGTAGCGCTCGGTTCGGCCGGACGGGTGGGCGGCTTCGGCTTGGGTGTGTAGGGGGCGCCCAGGGGTTTCGGGTGTGACACGTACTGTTCGGAAGCGCGTTATCCTTGAGCGTCCGCTTCTGTTCGTGTCCCGTCATCGCCTGGAGTCCCCGTCGTGCGTATCGATCTGCACTGTCACTCCACGGCCTCCGACGGCACGGACACCCCGGCCGAGCTGGTGCGGAACGCGGCCAAGGCCGGGCTGGACGTCGTCGCGCTGACCGATCACGACACCACGCGCGGGTACGCCGAGGCGATCGCCGCGCTGCCGGAGGGGCTCACGCTGGTCACCGGTGCCGAGCTGTCGTGCCGGCTGGACGGTGTCAGCATGCACATGCTGGCCTACCTGTTCGATCCGGAGGAGCCCGAC
Protein-coding sequences here:
- a CDS encoding DUF6758 family protein, with translation MRGEPSCPKCGGRVRAPGLFADSWQCAVHGTVHPLQPVIPPSVEALSVVVHRAKVPVWMPWPLPVGWLFTGAAFAGDDRSGGRATAVACSGPGPLGGIGELVLIAEELGVGLGARYAGIDGPDPGPYLSVEKPPQAKVLAAGRPTPLWHVSGTPDDRAVFAGEALGLWLWAIVWPEQTGLLMYDELVLTDLRDAGAEVELLPCGALSPRILEP